One Sparus aurata chromosome 5, fSpaAur1.1, whole genome shotgun sequence genomic window carries:
- the LOC115581366 gene encoding zinc finger protein 345-like isoform X2, translating to MRIHTGEKPFTCETCGKSFSASSTLTVHMRTHTGEKPFTCKTCGKSFSASNTLTVHIRTHTGEKPYCCQTCGKDFKSHTELNQHIRVHTAEKPFTCKTCGKAFRLRAYIAVHMRTHTGEKPFTCKTCGKAFGRRANLADHMKVHTGEKPFTCKTCGKAFGRHADMAVHMRIHTGEKPFTCKICGKAFKSGTELNRHMRIHTGEKPFTCKICGKAFSQRADMVVHLRIHTGEKPYSCQACGKDFKSSVELSRHMRTHTGEKP from the exons ATGAGAATTCACACAG gtgagaagccgtttacttgcGAAACATGTGGGAAATCTTTCAGTGCAAGTAGTAccttaacagttcacatgagaactcacacaggtgagaagccgtttacttgcaaaacatgtgggaaatcTTTCAGTGCAAGTAATACCTTAACAGTTCACAtaagaactcacacaggtgagaaaccatattgttgccaaacatgtgggaaagatttcaaGTCTCATACTGAATTGAATCAACACATAAGAGTCCACACAGCtgagaagccgtttacttgtaaaacatgtggaaaagctTTCAGGCTTCGTGCATACATAgcagtccacatgagaactcacacaggtgagaagccgtttacttgtaaaacatgtggaaaagctTTCGGCCGACGTGCAAACTTAGCAGATCACATGaaagtccacacaggtgagaagccgtttacttgtaaaacatgtggaaaagctTTCGGCCGACATGCCGATATGGCGgtccacatgagaatccacacaggtgagaagccgtttacttgcaaaatatgtgggaaagctttcaagTCTGGCACTGAATTGAATCgacacatgagaatccacacaggtgagaagccgtttacttgcaaaataTGTGGAAAAGCTTTCAGCCAACGTGCAGATATGGTGGTCCActtgagaatccacacaggtgagaagccatatTCTTGCCAAGCATGTGGAAAAGATTTCAAGTCTTCTGTTGAATTGAGTCgacacatgagaactcacacaggtgagaaaccataa
- the LOC115581366 gene encoding gastrula zinc finger protein XlCGF57.1-like isoform X3, which yields MRIHTGEKPFTCKTCGKSFSASNTLTVHIRTHTGEKPYCCQTCGKDFKSHTELNQHIRVHTAEKPFTCKTCGKAFRLRAYIAVHMRTHTGEKPFTCKTCGKAFGRRANLADHMKVHTGEKPFTCKTCGKAFGRHADMAVHMRIHTGEKPFTCKICGKAFKSGTELNRHMRIHTGEKPFTCKICGKAFSQRADMVVHLRIHTGEKPYSCQACGKDFKSSVELSRHMRTHTGEKP from the exons ATGAGAATTCACACAG gtgagaagccgtttacttgcaaaacatgtgggaaatcTTTCAGTGCAAGTAATACCTTAACAGTTCACAtaagaactcacacaggtgagaaaccatattgttgccaaacatgtgggaaagatttcaaGTCTCATACTGAATTGAATCAACACATAAGAGTCCACACAGCtgagaagccgtttacttgtaaaacatgtggaaaagctTTCAGGCTTCGTGCATACATAgcagtccacatgagaactcacacaggtgagaagccgtttacttgtaaaacatgtggaaaagctTTCGGCCGACGTGCAAACTTAGCAGATCACATGaaagtccacacaggtgagaagccgtttacttgtaaaacatgtggaaaagctTTCGGCCGACATGCCGATATGGCGgtccacatgagaatccacacaggtgagaagccgtttacttgcaaaatatgtgggaaagctttcaagTCTGGCACTGAATTGAATCgacacatgagaatccacacaggtgagaagccgtttacttgcaaaataTGTGGAAAAGCTTTCAGCCAACGTGCAGATATGGTGGTCCActtgagaatccacacaggtgagaagccatatTCTTGCCAAGCATGTGGAAAAGATTTCAAGTCTTCTGTTGAATTGAGTCgacacatgagaactcacacaggtgagaaaccataa
- the LOC115581366 gene encoding zinc finger protein 345-like isoform X1, whose amino-acid sequence MRIHTDEKPYSCQTCGKTFSGSNTLTVHMRTHTGEKPYCCQTCGKDLKSHLGLKLHMRTHTGEKPFTCKTCGKDFKSHTELNRHIRIHTGEKPFTCETCGKSFSASSTLTVHMRTHTGEKPFTCKTCGKSFSASNTLTVHIRTHTGEKPYCCQTCGKDFKSHTELNQHIRVHTAEKPFTCKTCGKAFRLRAYIAVHMRTHTGEKPFTCKTCGKAFGRRANLADHMKVHTGEKPFTCKTCGKAFGRHADMAVHMRIHTGEKPFTCKICGKAFKSGTELNRHMRIHTGEKPFTCKICGKAFSQRADMVVHLRIHTGEKPYSCQACGKDFKSSVELSRHMRTHTGEKP is encoded by the exons ATGAGAATTCACACAG ATGAGAAGCCATATTcctgccaaacatgtgggaagactttcagtGGAAGTAATAccttaacagttcacatgagaactcacacaggtgagaaaccatattgttgccaaacatgtgggaaagacTTGAAGTCTCATTTGGGACTGAAGCtacacatgagaactcacacaggtgagaaaccgtttacttgcaaaacatgcgGGAAAGATTTCAAGTCTCACACTGAATTGAATCGACACAtaagaatccacacaggtgagaagccgtttacttgcGAAACATGTGGGAAATCTTTCAGTGCAAGTAGTAccttaacagttcacatgagaactcacacaggtgagaagccgtttacttgcaaaacatgtgggaaatcTTTCAGTGCAAGTAATACCTTAACAGTTCACAtaagaactcacacaggtgagaaaccatattgttgccaaacatgtgggaaagatttcaaGTCTCATACTGAATTGAATCAACACATAAGAGTCCACACAGCtgagaagccgtttacttgtaaaacatgtggaaaagctTTCAGGCTTCGTGCATACATAgcagtccacatgagaactcacacaggtgagaagccgtttacttgtaaaacatgtggaaaagctTTCGGCCGACGTGCAAACTTAGCAGATCACATGaaagtccacacaggtgagaagccgtttacttgtaaaacatgtggaaaagctTTCGGCCGACATGCCGATATGGCGgtccacatgagaatccacacaggtgagaagccgtttacttgcaaaatatgtgggaaagctttcaagTCTGGCACTGAATTGAATCgacacatgagaatccacacaggtgagaagccgtttacttgcaaaataTGTGGAAAAGCTTTCAGCCAACGTGCAGATATGGTGGTCCActtgagaatccacacaggtgagaagccatatTCTTGCCAAGCATGTGGAAAAGATTTCAAGTCTTCTGTTGAATTGAGTCgacacatgagaactcacacaggtgagaaaccataa